The Dreissena polymorpha isolate Duluth1 chromosome 9, UMN_Dpol_1.0, whole genome shotgun sequence genome contains the following window.
AACAAATTATGGATCTTTTACCCAGCACTACCTCTATATGTActcatttaatatataatttgtttaatccTTTCAAACCCCTTTCAATTCTTGATAATACATGATCTTTTAAATACTAATGAATTTATGATTGGTACATGACAAATAACTGTGTAAATACTGAGAAAAGAGTATCGATTCATATATGAACATTTTCTCTTCAAGCCATCTTTCATTCTTGGAAAGTTAACTGTAATATCTGTAATTATTATGCACAAAATATACGGACTCAAGAAAATAAGGTAAGGACAATAATTACAAAACTGATATGAAGGTTCAGGGTCTTGTACTATGCGCTTCTTCTAAAAGTTGactaaacattttatataaatatattgtatattacgTGAGTTATGCTCTGCACAATAAAACtgatcaaagggcaataactctgtaaaaGACATATATTGCCAAATCTTCAGTGTAGAtgctttattatattaaatatgataAACGATGATTGCAATAATATACTTTGTATCAATCTTTCTTGGAGAGATTTTTTGTCAGTTGAATAAGTTTCCTTTTTCTTGTCTTAGGACGTCTGGATACAAGACAAATCATCTACTTCATATGCTTTCCTGTTTCTCATCCAAAAAAAAGATCGCACTATTCAGTTTATCCAGGTTTTTGTATCgggtgtttttttttgtcatcCACATGACAATCCGATTTTGTAAACtagttttaaaggtttaaaaatatatatatttacaaaaaacactcAGCAGAATTGATTAACTGCATAATCTGTATGGATGCACATTCAATACTTTGGTTGCTATGTCTGCCAATTTATCACATTATTTACACGAGAAACAAAGTAGGTATTCCACTTGAAAGAATCTTGTTAAATGATGACAAAAGATAACTATCCTTAATCGTTCGTTTCAGTCAAGTAAGGTATCTTTACAAAAGAAGTGTACTTCAGGTGACTCATGATAATTTGCCTTAATCTATTTATTTAAGATAGATTGCAACTATAACTAGATACAGGATTAATATTTTGAATACGCTTAGTCAAttatgtggcctctatagtggtcACAACGTTCTTCGATTATATGACATGGTGAGCTAGTTGATTACGCGCGTGAAACCTGGCCAAAATACTTTCAAGATCAAAATTCAGAACAAGTCTCATCAATATTTCGTAatacatgtggcttctagagtggtaactaCATCTTAATCAGATGACATATTCTTACAAATATTCATCAAGACTAGATGGAACTTGTGGCTTCCAAGAGTGGTCACAATGACACCACGATACAATACGCATAACACACGACGCGGCATGTCGggcatagactgaccacaatagctcacctttAGCATTTCATGCCCAGGTGAGCTAGCCTTTCATGCCCAGGTGAGCTCAAATAAAATACTTGTCAAAACGTTGTCCTAATATGACAAATTAAAAGTAACTATACTGCATTTTAGGGATTCTTTTCGATGACGCGGAACGATAATGCTTTTTTAAGTCTCCGTAAGCGTGAAGAAGGATATTTTGAAGATAATTTTGCCCAAAAGGCTTGGTAATAATACAAATCTTAACGTATGAACTGGTGATGAAAAAATGTTACAACACTTCCGAGTTAATTTTATCTTCTTTCCTTTTTTTGTTTAATCACCTTTTATTTGCGAGGGAAAGCGTTGTTAAGGAAATATCGTGCTTAAGGAAGGCAGTTAAAATATCAGAAGCTTTCGTCTCCAAACTCAGATAAACATGTGGACAAGAAGGATTTCTGTGTAAAATGGTTTGTATTATAAAGGAATGCTTCTTTATTGTATGTGATTAAAATGTATCATTttctatgtttatttataaaatttaaattgattttaattactAAATACCTGATTTAAAATATTGATCTGTACGCTTTGTATTAAGTGATCAAAgaaaacaaagtgttttttttaatcttaaaatgcCTTTGCATTCATCACATAGTCTTTTTGTATATAATGAAGACTTAATACACCAggtcaataaatataaatatggctTTATAACGTAATTACATATGACTCTTAATTACATCCGTTCAGCTATCATGAAGAAAATTGTAAACTATCAATTGGCGCTTATTTTTTGGcgcttattttgtttttttactgatgcCACTGTGTAAAGGTGTGCTTATACTTATTTAACAAACcgattttattttcatattttaggtCCTGCATTCGATAGTACTGTTTAGAGACTAATTTATAAGCTGATGGCAAGAATAAGAAAATTTGCTTTTTTcacaacattttttaaaacatgtgttCATGATTATGACAAATATTGTGTGTTCAGTGACTTTTTCttcatttttcatattttgtagATTTTTTCAATCCACAATTTAAAGAAATCGAACAAccaatttatttattatgcctCTGACTTCAGCCATGGCACAACTATGTGCAATTATTaagcaattaatattttattattgcatgaTCATGCGGCCTTGGGTTAAAATGAGTACACAACCGACATTAAAGGGGCGAAGCTTTAGCTTTATATGTTGAACACCTCATCAGAAGGAGCATACAGTAAAATATTTGATGTGGGACGAACAACCTAAATCTAGGGCGTAATGACTGTGTCTTTGTACTGACCATATATCTTCTTCTAATGCTGTATACTTACCAATGCATGGGCTACTTTGTGATTacacaatctaaaataaatgttatgtatCAATCATTAATATAACATACGTCACATCAGAAACAAAGCTGGATTTTGTAGTATCATGTTATCTTTTAAAGTCCACATGTGGACATATTGTTAACACGTTTCAATATTCTCtttcatataattaatattttttaataaaaacacttATGATTTATTAACTTAAGACCACTTTCAGCAAGTAAATCTTAGAGGTAACAAGAAAAAACTAACAATTCCACCTTTTTATCTTCGGCGTAGACAGTTGCAGTACTTCAGAACATAACGTTTTGACGAAAAAAGGTTTTGTCATGCATCTAATTCCATTTTAGGCATATCATGTTAACTCAGTGCGTCAGTCAATTTAATTCAATATTGGTAGGATAAGTCACACTGTTCTGCCATTGATCTTAAGATTGATGGAATCATACTCAATAGAACTTTGAGAAAATATAAAGATAATGAACCATTTATGCTGGATTGACTCCAAGTTGTCATTGGATTTACAACTAAATTGATTCTTATTCATTATTTGTtagtttgaaatttaaaatataaaatctaaaatagttgttaaaatatattatattgtataatattgtcttattttgatttatacaacaataaatttacactttattatttaaatgcagACCAACTgagttgatttttttatttatatgtggaTGGCCTCTATGTCAACTAGCAGATCAACTAAACATAATACAAACGTTAAATGATATTAATCTGTAGCAAGACATCTTTGTTATGTTCAGGCAAAGATGCGGATcaacaagtgtgtgctgatgggTCTGGTGCTGCTTAACGCCTATTTACCAGGTAAGTGATACGAGTGAATACATGTCACACACATTCATACAAATGCAAGATAGGAGGCATGAACACATGCATTCAACATGTGTCCCTTTGACCATACAGTCAGCGGACCTTATGCACATAATGGGTTATTATATATGTgagcattataattattatcatggaaacaaaatattaaaacagtGTTTCATTTCGCCGCCTTGTTGCAAAAAAGATACCATGctacattgaaataagaaggcacatggtacctttttgctccAATTGGGCGATTTGACCTCAGTGTATGTAACATTGTGAAGCGcttaattgtataatttatttttgttagtatctggaacaacaacaacaaatgcgAGCAACGACCAAACATCAGATTCTATGACAACGTCTCAAACAACCTCACAAATCATGATAGCAACCACAACAAAATCAAATACTACGATGCCCACCAGAACTATAACACCTACTTATACTACGATGCTTACCACAACAACGACACCTACTTATACTACGGTGACTACCAGAAGAACGACACCTACTTATACTACGATGTCAACCACAACAACCACACCAACTAATACTACGATGTCTACCACAACTACGGCACCTATCGCTACTACACCTACGACATCTACATCCACGACAACATCACCAACATCTACAACTAAGTCACCTACCATAACTACCACACCTACGACAATGACAGGTGTCACGACTACACCTACGACAAATACACTTACGGTAATTACATTTACGAAAACCACACTTACGACAACTTCACCCACGACAACTACAACTACAAATACTACAACTACCAAAAATACACCTACAAGTACGACAACACCTACAACAACCACGACAACTACGACAACTACATCTACCACGGCTACACCCACGACTAATTCACCTACGGCAACTACACCTACGAAAACTACAAATTCAAAGGCTGCACCTACGACAAATCATCAACGACACCTACCTCAACAACGACACTTATCACAACTACGACACCTACCACAACTCTGACACCCATCACCATTTCGACACCAAtaagaaaaaacacacatattGTAACTACGACACAATATACCAATACGACAATTGCAAATTCGATACCAACTACGAAACCTACCACAACTACAATATCTACCACAGTTTTGACACCCACCACAATTATGAAATCTACCACAACCACGAAACCTACCACAATTATGACACCCACCACAAATACAAAACCTATAACAACTACAATATATACCACAACTATGACACCCATCACAATTACAAAACCTACCACAACTACGAAACCTACCACAACTATGACACCCACCACAATTACAAAACATACCGCAACTACAATATATACCAAAATTTTGACACCCACCACACTTACAAAAGCTACCACAACTACGAAACCTACCAAAATTATGACACATATAGCAACAATTACCACTCTAAAAATGGATTATTTGCAAAATACCACAGGTACCACAATCGGTAAGTCGGCGCTTATTATAGTTATTCCAGTATTTGTGAGTGTTAATACAATGCAATCCAGAATAGTACTCATAAACAAATATGgtttaatgcaataaaaagaaACAATCCTACTAGAAGAAGAATCTTTTTTCCttaagatcggacaaaaaattcTATCAGGATTTACCttttcaaaaattattttttaagagttattttattgatatatatacaaaacgataacaaaacatattttgattgttttaGCTATATGCACTGAATGAGAAGAAATGAAGGAATGCTTTATTCAGTTGGTCGggataatttgtgaaaaacattgTAAGAACACTGACCATCATCATAATAAATTCTTCTCAACTATATTTATCATCTACTAAAGTAGAGTATAATTAACatgttcttcaattttttttcagtGCAAAACAATAATGGAGTTGCAATGTCCGAGTTGTGTTTTTCCGCCTTGATGGTTGCAACGACTACAATAATTCACTTTATATTGTGAGGCTTTCTTTCACACAAAAGTGGATAGCATTGCATCTCAAATTATTTCAGACGTAtgaaggatatctttgaaaaaatAACATCAGTTTATAACAGGTTGAGTACGCGTTGTGAGTAAAACGAAAACTTGAATTGGCATtcaacatgtatacatttttattaacgTGTGAACGTGTATATACATATTCTGTTCACATATTGTGTATATTCAACACGTGTATGATGGTTGTATAAGGAAAATATGTATTTTGCTTTTCTCTAcaaaaatatgttacatttaGAAGTTTGTTTTTCATGAAATACAGATACAACATGATTGCATCATTAGTTCTATTGTATGTTCGACAACTGAATGGTACATAAAACATACAAATGAAGGGTTATTGTTGACATTTATTTGAACCAATATTCGTTGTTGTATTAATTTTACCCTCTCTGTGTCGTATAATTCTGTATGTTTCAGAATCGTCATAAgcatttgtatgtattattttttttattgctgACACACATCAAAATAGGTACATTTACCATATACTTTAATATTGTAACGACAATTTGTTTCTGTTAACGggtataatatgtttaaaaaattgttCTCATTCAGATGATTTAAGTTCATTTTTGCTGCTATCTTGATATTTTGTATTACTATTTGACAATGCATATCCAAAGATAACATAACTAAAGttgcacaataaatatatatggcATGTAATTCCGTTAATCCGTTAATAACATCACTGTCATTGAGCAAAAACTTTCTGATGAATCTTTGCCAAATATCAGCTGCATATGTGTAATAACTACCCACATTCAAACAGATATAATAATGCACTCAACAACAACATTTTGCAAATTGATAAATTAGGTAAGTTCATTTATATTTCCTAATTGAAACACGTTGAATTATACAGTTTCTAAACCTTGTGAGTTGTTTCACTGTAATCCACATTGAAATCTCTAGTTGCAAACATGGTATGCATATTATATTAACACTTGCAATGAAATCAATATTGTATGTCTGATACTTAAGGTTCGGTATTTTTGTGTACACGTTCACATCGGTCTTTAAAATTAAAGGCTATATCTCATGTTTTTATTCAAGTAATCTGCATACTATTTACATGGTGCATCAACAGGATCAGAACAGAAATAGTAACATAGTTTTTGTTTAAG
Protein-coding sequences here:
- the LOC127845659 gene encoding integumentary mucin C.1-like — protein: MAKMRINKCVLMGLVLLNAYLPVSGTTTTNASNDQTSDSMTTSQTTSQIMIATTTKSNTTMPTRTITPTYTTMLTTTTTPTYTTVTTRRTTPTYTTMSTTTTTPTNTTMSTTTTAPIATTPTTSTSTTTSPTSTTKSPTITTTPTTMTGVTTTPTTNTLTCKTIMELQCPSCVFPP